In Campylobacter massiliensis, the DNA window TTTAAAATTTAACTATCTAAAGTTCGTATGCTCTAAATTTGAGAGTATGTTACTGTGACGCGGATGCGCGAACGCTAGTCAAATTTACCCCGCACGGAGCCCCGCCCGTAATAAAACACGCAAAAGCCGACAATCTAAACCAAATTACTCCGCATTTACTTCCGTATATTTTACGCGCCGTTGCCGCTAGCCTTAACCCGTTTTTAGGCTTTTGATGATATAATTTCTCAAAAATAAGACTTTTGCGGTTTGAGGCGAGTTTAAAAAAATAGCAAATTTAATCAGCTTAAATTTAACGTCCCAAAAGCGCAAATGCTCTAAAATTTATCAAAAAAGGAGCCAAAATGAAAACATTAGTAGTTTTATCTCACCCAAATTTCGCCGCTTCTCGCCTAAACAAGGCGCTGGCAAACGCCGCTAAAAGTGCTGGCGCCGAGGTTCGCCACCTAGAGGGACTATACGGCACCGACGCCCTTAAAATCGACGTCGCAGCGGAGCAGGAGGCGTTTTTGCGCGCCGATCGCATCGTGTTTTTATTTCCGATGATGGGCTTTAACGTACCGTCAATGCTAAAGGCCTACATCGACTACGTGCTAAGCCGCGGCTTTGCCTACGGACAGGGTGCGAAGATCGCGGGCAAACAGCTGCAAATCGCCGTGAGCACGGGCGGCGGGCTAGGCGAATACTCCAAACACGGCGCGATCAAATTTAGCCTAAACGAGATTTTGCTGCCGCTTCAGTGCTGCGCGGACTTTTGTGAGCTCGTTTACGGGCGCATCTTTGCTAGCTGCGGCGTGGAGCCGGGCGTGCCCGATAGCGCGATAGAGGCGCATGCGGCGAGATTTACGAAGCTCTTAAACGACGAGCTTGAAGAGCACGAATACCAAATTTAACGAAGCAAAACAGCCCAGCCTTGAGCCCAAATTTGCACCGCTAGCGGCGATTTCCTATGCGGAGTCGC includes these proteins:
- a CDS encoding NAD(P)H-dependent oxidoreductase; the protein is MKTLVVLSHPNFAASRLNKALANAAKSAGAEVRHLEGLYGTDALKIDVAAEQEAFLRADRIVFLFPMMGFNVPSMLKAYIDYVLSRGFAYGQGAKIAGKQLQIAVSTGGGLGEYSKHGAIKFSLNEILLPLQCCADFCELVYGRIFASCGVEPGVPDSAIEAHAARFTKLLNDELEEHEYQI